In Reinekea thalattae, a genomic segment contains:
- the deoC gene encoding deoxyribose-phosphate aldolase: MSQLTATAEQALKLMDLTSLNEDDTTAIITQLCHQASTPVGHPAAVCVYPAFIKTALQTLAANGLDDVKVATVTNFPHGNDDVALAVSETRAAVADGAHEVDVVFPYRALMAGNEQVGFDLVSQCKQACGESALLKVIIESGELASAELIKQASEISIQAGADFIKTSTGKVPVNATPEAAEIMLNAIKASGKDVGFKAAGGVRNAEDAGVYLQLASDILGADWINTRHFRFGASSLLNNLLQTLGHSSQSGTQNSGY; the protein is encoded by the coding sequence ATGAGCCAACTTACCGCAACCGCCGAGCAGGCGCTCAAACTGATGGACCTAACCTCGCTAAACGAGGACGATACCACTGCCATCATTACCCAACTTTGCCACCAAGCCAGCACGCCTGTAGGTCATCCTGCGGCGGTTTGTGTCTATCCTGCGTTCATTAAAACGGCACTGCAAACATTAGCAGCTAACGGCCTTGACGATGTAAAAGTCGCAACAGTAACGAATTTTCCACATGGCAATGATGATGTTGCGCTGGCGGTCTCTGAGACTCGCGCCGCAGTCGCTGATGGCGCTCATGAAGTCGACGTAGTATTTCCTTATCGTGCTCTCATGGCAGGCAACGAACAGGTTGGTTTTGATCTAGTCAGCCAATGCAAGCAAGCCTGTGGCGAGAGCGCGCTACTAAAAGTCATTATCGAGTCGGGTGAGCTAGCAAGCGCCGAACTTATTAAGCAAGCCTCAGAGATCTCTATTCAAGCAGGCGCTGACTTTATTAAAACCAGCACCGGTAAAGTGCCCGTTAATGCCACGCCAGAAGCCGCAGAAATCATGCTGAACGCAATTAAGGCCAGTGGTAAAGATGTTGGCTTTAAAGCCGCTGGCGGCGTGCGCAATGCCGAAGATGCTGGCGTTTACTTACAGCTGGCCAGCGACATTCTAGGTGCTGACTGGATTAATACTCGGCACTTCCGATTTGGCGCCAGCAGCCTACTGAACAACCTATTGCAAACCCTTGGCCATAGCAGCCAGTCGGGTACCCAAAATAGCGGCTATTAA
- the deoA gene encoding thymidine phosphorylase: MYLPQEIIRKKRNGGILSQSEIEWFVAGIRDESVSEGQVSALAMAIYFQGLSIEERVHLTLAMRDSGTVLNWDELDGPVVDKHSTGGVGDVVSLMLGPMVAACGAYVPMISGRGLGHTGGTLDKFESIPGYDPYPTPERFKEIVKQVGVAIIGQTGNLAPADKRFYGIRDITATVESIDLITASILSKKLAAGLGSLVMDVKSGDGAFMPTYEDSKALAQSIVKVANGAGTPTTALITNMDQVLARSAGNAVEVREAVNYLSGQYRDKALHEVTMALCAEMLLSAKITDSLEQAHEKLTEALDNGSALKKFSDMVSALGGPSDFVEKMDDYLPKAPLILPLAAPTSGYIKEIKARDLGVAVVKLGGGRSRAEQKIDHAVGLDQILKPSEAVKAGEPLLYVHAQTQQQFDDIEALLLDAIIISDTPCEPLKAVFETVRG, translated from the coding sequence ATGTACCTACCTCAAGAAATTATTCGCAAGAAACGTAATGGCGGCATCCTTAGCCAGTCCGAAATTGAATGGTTTGTCGCTGGCATCCGTGATGAGTCCGTGAGTGAAGGGCAAGTATCCGCATTGGCCATGGCGATCTATTTTCAGGGCTTATCGATTGAAGAGCGCGTTCACCTAACGCTGGCCATGCGTGACTCAGGTACGGTATTGAATTGGGACGAACTAGACGGCCCAGTGGTCGATAAACACTCCACCGGCGGTGTTGGCGATGTTGTGTCGTTGATGCTTGGGCCGATGGTTGCCGCTTGCGGTGCCTACGTGCCGATGATTTCAGGTCGCGGCCTAGGTCACACCGGCGGCACGCTGGATAAGTTTGAAAGTATTCCTGGCTACGACCCTTACCCAACGCCAGAACGCTTTAAAGAGATCGTTAAGCAGGTCGGCGTTGCCATTATTGGTCAGACGGGCAATCTAGCCCCTGCAGATAAACGCTTTTATGGCATTCGTGATATTACCGCCACAGTTGAAAGTATCGATCTGATTACCGCATCGATTCTGTCGAAAAAACTCGCTGCAGGTCTCGGCTCGTTAGTTATGGATGTTAAATCCGGTGATGGCGCCTTTATGCCAACCTACGAAGACAGCAAAGCCCTTGCCCAGAGCATCGTAAAGGTTGCCAATGGTGCGGGGACGCCGACTACCGCGCTGATCACCAACATGGACCAAGTTTTGGCTCGCAGCGCTGGTAATGCAGTTGAAGTACGCGAAGCCGTTAACTATTTGTCAGGTCAGTATCGAGACAAGGCTCTGCATGAAGTCACCATGGCGCTCTGTGCTGAGATGCTACTTTCTGCAAAGATCACCGACAGCCTAGAACAAGCGCATGAAAAACTTACCGAAGCGCTCGACAACGGCAGTGCGTTGAAAAAATTCAGCGATATGGTCAGTGCACTTGGTGGGCCGAGTGATTTTGTTGAAAAGATGGACGACTATTTACCCAAAGCCCCTTTAATTCTGCCATTAGCAGCCCCAACTTCAGGCTACATTAAAGAAATTAAGGCACGCGACCTTGGCGTTGCTGTCGTCAAACTTGGCGGCGGTCGTTCTCGAGCAGAACAGAAAATCGATCACGCGGTCGGTTTAGATCAAATTTTAAAACCCAGCGAAGCGGTTAAAGCCGGCGAACCTCTATTGTATGTTCATGCCCAAACGCAACAGCAGTTTGACGATATTGAAGCATTGCTACTCGATGCCATTATTATTTCAGACACGCCTTGCGAGCCATTAAAAGCCGTGTTTGAAACGGTTCGTGGTTAA
- a CDS encoding phosphopentomutase: MKRVHICVLDSFGIGATDDAEKYGDAGSNTLGHIAQWCVEERGQPLQLPNLTKLGLVNAATESNNGVVPAGMTTDDAPIASYGYAKELSSGKDTPSGHWEIAGVPVLFDWGYFEPHENSFPESLLDEFIKRTGVPGILGNCHASGTEILQRLGEEHIKTGKPIVYTSADSVFQIACHEESFGLERLYELCQIARELVDEYNIGRVIARPFVGDNADNFERTGNRKDIAVPPPSKTVLQKLTEAGGEVISIGKIADIYANTGISQKYKATGLEALFDSTIEQISKAKDRSIVFTNFVDFDSSYGHRRDLKGYAEALEYFDSRVPELLAAVADDDLLIFTADHGCDPSWHGTDHTREHIPILAYQKNTAAVNFGKRDTFADIGQTVADYFDLEKMDYGTGFLAS; encoded by the coding sequence ATGAAACGAGTTCATATCTGTGTACTAGACTCCTTCGGCATTGGTGCAACCGATGACGCCGAAAAATACGGCGATGCCGGTTCTAACACCCTAGGTCACATTGCACAATGGTGCGTTGAAGAGCGCGGCCAACCATTGCAACTTCCTAACCTAACCAAACTGGGGTTAGTCAACGCAGCAACAGAAAGCAACAACGGCGTTGTACCGGCCGGAATGACAACTGATGACGCGCCGATCGCCAGCTACGGCTATGCAAAAGAGTTGTCCAGCGGTAAAGACACGCCAAGCGGCCACTGGGAAATTGCTGGCGTGCCAGTACTGTTTGATTGGGGCTATTTTGAGCCACACGAAAACTCATTCCCAGAAAGTCTCTTAGATGAATTTATTAAGCGCACCGGCGTGCCAGGAATTTTAGGTAACTGTCACGCTTCCGGTACTGAAATTTTACAGCGCTTAGGTGAAGAACACATAAAAACCGGTAAGCCGATTGTTTACACCTCGGCAGACAGCGTTTTTCAAATTGCCTGTCACGAAGAAAGTTTCGGTTTAGAGCGACTTTACGAGCTTTGTCAGATTGCACGCGAACTGGTCGACGAATACAACATTGGTCGTGTCATCGCTCGCCCCTTTGTCGGTGACAACGCTGACAATTTTGAACGCACCGGCAACCGCAAAGATATCGCCGTACCACCACCGTCTAAAACCGTTTTGCAAAAGCTTACCGAAGCCGGTGGCGAAGTGATTTCTATCGGGAAAATCGCCGACATCTACGCCAATACGGGCATTAGCCAAAAGTACAAAGCAACTGGCTTAGAAGCGCTATTTGATAGCACCATTGAACAAATCAGTAAGGCAAAAGACCGCTCCATTGTGTTTACTAATTTTGTCGACTTTGATTCCAGCTATGGCCACCGTCGTGACTTAAAGGGTTACGCCGAAGCACTGGAGTATTTCGATAGCCGAGTACCTGAGTTATTAGCAGCCGTGGCAGACGATGACTTGCTCATCTTTACCGCCGATCATGGTTGCGACCCAAGCTGGCATGGTACAGACCATACACGTGAGCACATCCCAATTTTGGCTTATCAAAAAAATACCGCAGCAGTTAATTTTGGCAAACGAGACACCTTTGCCGACATCGGCCAAACGGTTGCCGACTACTTTGATCTAGAAAAAATGGATTACGGCACTGGCTTTTTAGCCAGCTAA
- a CDS encoding PEBP family protein — MTQLNTAKIALLTLLCATYSAADETTHYRLDAWSDNWFAAYIDGELLIEDSVPITTERSFNAESIEFQASKNFQFAFILKDFIENDTGLEYINTARQQMGDGGFIFQLTELTTNQVVAVSNQQMRCQVIHKAPLDKACEDSSNPQAGVGLCQFERSAEPENWQLASFDDSHWPAATEHSVRAVSPKGGYNQIRWHDSATFVWGSDLEQDNTLLCRVSIAID; from the coding sequence ATGACTCAGTTAAACACGGCTAAAATTGCGCTACTAACCCTTCTCTGTGCAACCTACAGCGCTGCAGATGAAACGACTCATTATCGCTTAGATGCTTGGTCAGATAACTGGTTTGCCGCCTACATTGACGGCGAACTGTTGATTGAGGATTCTGTTCCGATTACCACCGAACGTTCTTTTAACGCAGAAAGCATTGAATTTCAGGCCAGCAAGAATTTTCAGTTCGCATTCATTTTAAAAGACTTTATCGAAAACGATACCGGGTTGGAGTACATCAACACAGCGCGCCAACAGATGGGTGATGGCGGTTTTATTTTTCAACTGACCGAGTTAACCACAAACCAAGTCGTTGCTGTGTCAAACCAGCAGATGCGTTGTCAGGTTATCCATAAAGCACCTTTAGATAAGGCTTGTGAAGATTCCTCTAATCCGCAAGCAGGCGTCGGCTTGTGCCAATTTGAACGCAGCGCAGAACCAGAAAACTGGCAGCTAGCCAGCTTTGACGACAGTCACTGGCCTGCTGCAACAGAACACTCAGTGCGCGCGGTTAGCCCTAAGGGAGGCTACAATCAGATTCGCTGGCATGACAGCGCAACCTTTGTTTGGGGTTCTGATCTAGAACAGGACAATACCCTGCTGTGCCGAGTCAGTATCGCTATTGATTAA
- a CDS encoding glycogen/starch/alpha-glucan phosphorylase — MSQTQLAIAAMQPEEFRRKVVAHLRSTLGSFEEKATAHTWSQALAATLNEYIYAGRSRTLKTQIESQARTVHYLSLEFLMGRLLASNLHNLGLYQVAEQAMALQGLELADLLEQEPDMALGNGGLGRLAACFIDSMATLALPAIGYGIHYEHGLFRQEFIKGRQVERPDQWREFGSPWEICRPESQQVVKLYGHVETIHDQNGSRKVWHPSRMLRAIPWDIPIVGYGGQNVNILRLWESRADHFFDWDVFNAGGYVDAYAELVQAETVSKVLYPNDETDAGKELRLIQQYFFSAASIADILRRFESAHGNDYHLFATLNVLQLNDTHPAIAIAELMRLLVDEKQLAWQEAWQITQQSFAYTNHTLLPEALETWSVSLLQTVLPRHMEIIFEINRRFLQQVDERWPNDQQMQAKLSIIQEGEKKSVRMAQLSVVGSQRVNGVAKIHTQLIKTELFPEMVQLWPEKIRNITNGVTPRRWLKICNPRLAELIDQHVDADWPRYLEKLEQLKPLAKDKDFQQKFMAVKQRNKQALVAVIKQLTDVEVSAEAIFDVQIKRLHEYKRQHLNLLYILVLYRRLLKNPALDICPRVFIFGAKAAPGYRMAKDIILAINRVAKVINNDVSIGGKIKLVFLPNYRVSLAEKLIPAADVSQQISLAGKEASGTGNMKLAMNGAITLGTHDGANIEIAEAVGEQNLVLFGMKVDEVKALQHSGYAPQHIYQNNEEIKAALDWLSGDFFTPEQPGLLASISKNLINEDPFMVLADFAAYQQAQQRIDSFYRQKSAWAEAAILNAVSMARFNSDRSIMEYANDIWQLKPIPAAEC, encoded by the coding sequence ATGTCACAAACACAGCTTGCTATTGCCGCTATGCAGCCAGAGGAGTTCCGGCGCAAAGTAGTTGCTCACTTACGTTCAACGCTTGGCAGTTTTGAAGAAAAGGCCACCGCTCATACGTGGAGCCAGGCGCTAGCTGCCACCCTGAATGAATACATTTATGCAGGCCGCAGCCGGACTTTAAAAACACAAATAGAAAGCCAAGCACGGACGGTGCATTACTTATCGCTGGAATTTTTAATGGGGCGCTTGCTCGCCAGCAATTTGCATAACCTAGGGCTCTATCAGGTTGCAGAACAGGCAATGGCATTGCAGGGCTTAGAGTTAGCTGACTTGCTTGAGCAAGAGCCAGATATGGCGTTAGGCAACGGCGGATTAGGGCGGCTTGCGGCTTGCTTTATCGATTCTATGGCAACCTTGGCGTTACCCGCCATTGGTTATGGCATTCACTATGAGCACGGTTTGTTTCGGCAGGAGTTTATAAAGGGCCGGCAAGTTGAGCGGCCAGATCAGTGGCGAGAGTTTGGTAGTCCGTGGGAGATTTGCCGACCTGAATCGCAGCAAGTTGTGAAACTTTATGGTCACGTGGAAACCATTCATGATCAAAACGGCAGCCGTAAGGTTTGGCACCCTAGTCGAATGTTACGGGCCATTCCTTGGGATATTCCCATTGTTGGCTATGGTGGCCAAAACGTTAACATCCTGCGCTTGTGGGAATCTCGCGCGGATCATTTTTTTGATTGGGATGTCTTTAATGCGGGTGGTTATGTTGATGCCTACGCTGAGTTGGTTCAGGCAGAGACCGTGTCTAAGGTGTTGTACCCCAATGATGAAACCGACGCCGGTAAAGAATTGCGCCTTATCCAGCAGTACTTTTTTAGCGCTGCCTCGATTGCCGATATTTTGCGTCGATTCGAGTCCGCACACGGCAACGACTACCATCTCTTCGCAACATTAAATGTTTTACAGCTGAATGATACTCACCCGGCTATCGCCATTGCAGAATTGATGCGATTGTTGGTCGATGAAAAGCAACTTGCTTGGCAAGAGGCATGGCAAATTACTCAACAAAGTTTTGCCTACACCAACCATACGCTCTTGCCAGAAGCATTAGAGACTTGGTCGGTGAGTTTGTTGCAAACAGTGCTGCCGCGTCATATGGAAATTATTTTTGAAATTAATCGCCGATTTTTGCAGCAAGTTGATGAGCGTTGGCCTAATGATCAACAGATGCAAGCAAAGCTCTCTATTATCCAAGAGGGTGAAAAAAAGTCGGTGCGTATGGCGCAGCTTTCGGTTGTCGGATCACAGCGTGTTAATGGCGTGGCAAAAATCCACACCCAACTGATTAAAACGGAACTGTTTCCAGAAATGGTGCAGCTATGGCCAGAAAAAATTCGCAATATTACTAATGGTGTAACGCCGCGCCGCTGGTTAAAAATTTGCAACCCTCGGCTGGCAGAACTAATTGACCAGCATGTCGATGCTGATTGGCCAAGGTACTTAGAAAAACTTGAGCAGCTAAAACCGCTGGCGAAAGATAAAGATTTTCAGCAGAAATTTATGGCGGTTAAGCAGCGTAATAAACAGGCTTTGGTTGCTGTGATCAAACAGCTGACGGATGTTGAGGTCAGTGCTGAGGCTATTTTTGATGTACAGATTAAACGACTGCATGAATATAAGCGGCAGCACCTCAACCTATTGTACATATTGGTGTTGTATCGGCGTTTATTGAAAAACCCCGCCTTAGATATTTGCCCACGAGTATTTATTTTTGGTGCTAAGGCGGCGCCGGGCTATCGGATGGCAAAGGATATTATTTTAGCGATTAACCGAGTAGCTAAGGTAATTAATAACGATGTCTCAATTGGCGGTAAAATTAAGTTAGTGTTTTTACCCAACTATCGTGTCTCGCTGGCGGAAAAGTTGATTCCGGCGGCCGATGTTTCACAGCAAATTTCGTTAGCGGGTAAAGAAGCTTCTGGTACCGGCAATATGAAATTGGCAATGAATGGAGCGATTACTTTAGGCACTCATGACGGCGCTAACATAGAGATCGCCGAAGCAGTGGGTGAGCAAAATCTGGTGCTGTTTGGTATGAAGGTCGATGAGGTTAAAGCCTTGCAACATTCAGGCTATGCACCGCAGCACATTTACCAAAATAATGAAGAAATTAAAGCCGCATTGGATTGGCTGTCGGGTGACTTTTTTACCCCTGAGCAGCCTGGATTGTTAGCCTCGATCAGTAAAAACCTGATTAATGAAGACCCATTCATGGTGTTGGCTGATTTTGCAGCTTACCAACAAGCGCAGCAACGCATTGATAGCTTTTATCGACAAAAATCAGCGTGGGCAGAAGCTGCCATACTCAACGCAGTGAGTATGGCTCGATTCAATTCTGATCGATCCATAATGGAATACGCAAACGACATTTGGCAGCTCAAGCCAATACCTGCCGCCGAGTGTTAA
- a CDS encoding AAA family ATPase gives MAIQSTINALKTNLQARIIGQSELVESLIISLLADGHLLVEGAPGLAKTTAIKALSDGLHCAFKRIQFTPDLMPADVTGSDIYRAEEHRFEFQAGPIFANLVLADEINRAPAKVQSALLEAMSERQVSAGGSTYPLPNPFLVMATQNPVEQEGTYPLPEAQLDRFLIKVSLNYPSAEDEKKILQLSRQLEYSGEPATTPISLDSILDARKEIQTVFVSAAVENYIVRLIDATRRQEKYHEPLANLIRYGASPRATIGLDLCARTVAWLDGKDYVTPAHVQAVAHRVLAHRLVLSLAAQAKGFSGEDLVNEVISAVAVG, from the coding sequence ATGGCTATTCAATCTACCATCAATGCTTTAAAAACCAACTTACAGGCTCGCATTATCGGGCAATCTGAGCTCGTCGAATCGCTGATTATTAGCCTATTGGCAGACGGCCATTTACTCGTAGAGGGCGCGCCAGGTCTGGCTAAAACCACCGCCATCAAAGCACTTTCGGACGGCCTACACTGCGCCTTTAAACGAATCCAATTTACACCCGACCTTATGCCTGCCGATGTTACCGGCTCAGATATCTACCGAGCTGAAGAGCATCGATTTGAATTCCAAGCTGGGCCTATTTTTGCCAATCTAGTGCTAGCCGATGAAATTAACCGTGCTCCAGCTAAAGTACAGTCGGCCCTGTTAGAAGCAATGAGTGAACGCCAAGTCTCCGCTGGCGGCTCAACCTACCCATTGCCTAACCCATTTTTGGTGATGGCAACGCAAAACCCAGTTGAACAGGAGGGTACCTATCCGCTACCTGAAGCCCAGCTGGATCGATTTTTAATAAAGGTGTCGTTAAATTACCCCAGCGCCGAAGATGAAAAGAAAATCCTTCAGCTTTCGCGCCAACTGGAATACAGCGGGGAACCGGCAACCACACCGATATCACTGGACAGCATTCTCGACGCTCGCAAAGAGATCCAAACGGTCTTTGTCAGCGCTGCAGTCGAAAACTATATCGTGCGACTGATCGACGCCACTCGCCGGCAAGAAAAATACCATGAGCCGTTAGCCAATTTAATTCGCTATGGTGCGTCACCACGCGCAACCATTGGTTTGGATTTATGTGCTCGTACCGTGGCTTGGTTAGATGGCAAAGATTACGTCACACCGGCACATGTGCAAGCCGTTGCGCATCGAGTACTGGCCCATCGACTGGTATTGAGCCTTGCCGCGCAAGCCAAAGGCTTCAGCGGTGAAGATCTGGTCAACGAAGTCATCTCTGCTGTCGCCGTCGGATAA
- a CDS encoding DUF58 domain-containing protein produces MQQSLSIRGTDVAVEDLLALQLMANDLSAIRSARTVSQRQGELHSAFKGQGREFAEMKHYVTGDDSRQIDWRQTAKKQTPFVRVMEEDRHAQQAVWLDLSASSYFGTQHCFKSVMACYWAAFLVWRFLHLNYPVRLFIRVGDQWQQEASLSQRSDGARACQLIATAHRYLADHFLTLNPPSNSNILHWNDRPNLWFISDFLQINQAEINHSAPASLFSQCTFLQAADPFDWQLPEAGLLPIEANKQQRFINSSNRDIQKNYRQQAEQRQQRLESTAAQRGGLLHTHFTQSFEWQEVLSWPL; encoded by the coding sequence ATGCAACAAAGCCTTAGCATTCGTGGCACCGATGTCGCTGTTGAAGACTTACTAGCGCTACAGCTGATGGCCAATGATCTATCAGCGATTCGCAGTGCACGTACCGTTAGCCAACGCCAAGGAGAATTACACTCTGCCTTTAAAGGTCAGGGGCGAGAATTTGCCGAGATGAAACATTACGTCACCGGTGACGACAGCCGACAAATCGATTGGCGACAAACCGCAAAAAAGCAAACACCTTTTGTCCGCGTGATGGAAGAAGACCGTCATGCCCAGCAAGCCGTCTGGCTAGATCTCTCTGCCAGCAGCTACTTTGGTACCCAGCATTGTTTTAAATCAGTTATGGCCTGCTACTGGGCGGCGTTTTTAGTGTGGCGCTTTTTACACCTAAACTACCCTGTAAGGCTGTTCATTCGTGTCGGTGATCAATGGCAACAGGAAGCCAGCTTAAGCCAACGCAGCGACGGTGCACGGGCTTGCCAACTGATCGCCACGGCACATCGCTATTTGGCGGATCACTTTTTAACACTCAACCCGCCCAGCAACAGCAATATTTTGCACTGGAACGACCGACCCAACCTTTGGTTTATTTCAGATTTTTTGCAAATTAATCAGGCAGAAATTAATCACAGCGCGCCAGCTAGCCTGTTTAGCCAATGCACTTTTTTACAAGCGGCAGACCCTTTTGACTGGCAGCTGCCAGAAGCCGGCCTGCTGCCTATTGAAGCCAACAAGCAGCAACGCTTTATTAACAGCAGCAACCGCGACATTCAAAAAAACTATCGCCAACAGGCCGAGCAACGACAACAGCGTTTAGAGTCAACAGCGGCACAGCGCGGTGGCCTATTACACACTCATTTCACACAAAGCTTTGAGTGGCAGGAGGTGTTATCTTGGCCTCTGTAA
- a CDS encoding DUF4381 domain-containing protein codes for MASVTPYLASQMSSASIQPLLAQLQPNIAPTAPSIWPLAIGYWLVLLGFCALSFFIGYLYYRGRHARYWKKQIKLAQQSANPLTRSHELLRSFLIMHLNADKSMNEQQLAQRIEQTLGYAPEWLNAHYRADGESNSDIKVNWQEIDKLINRWQREAGV; via the coding sequence TTGGCCTCTGTAACGCCCTATTTAGCTAGCCAAATGAGTTCCGCCTCGATACAGCCATTACTAGCGCAGTTGCAACCTAACATAGCTCCTACAGCGCCAAGTATTTGGCCATTAGCGATTGGCTATTGGTTGGTTCTGCTTGGCTTTTGTGCGCTGAGTTTTTTTATTGGTTATCTGTATTACAGAGGCAGGCATGCTCGGTATTGGAAAAAACAAATCAAGCTCGCTCAGCAGTCTGCTAACCCGCTAACTCGTAGCCATGAATTATTGCGCAGCTTTTTAATCATGCATTTAAACGCCGACAAGAGCATGAACGAGCAACAGCTCGCCCAACGCATTGAGCAGACATTAGGCTACGCGCCTGAATGGCTGAACGCCCATTACCGTGCCGATGGTGAATCAAATAGTGACATTAAAGTTAACTGGCAAGAGATAGACAAACTCATTAACCGTTGGCAACGCGAGGCTGGCGTATGA
- a CDS encoding vWA domain-containing protein, giving the protein MSFAWPWLVFILPLLWLVVPSKQTLSSGSIRHPYLSTLTTLQRKNRRVQRRSPLIVLSWLCLVLALMRPQWIGEPIDNALTGRSIFLSVDLSESMLTEDMQWNGQRTYRYRAVQEVVGEFVQHRQGDFLGLVVFGSFAAVQSPLTADTQAVHRLLFDLIPGMAGKSTAIGDGLAQSVKQLRDSKSNDKIIILLSDGENNAGSVEPEDAIIAAQKSGIRVYTIGFGGDVSNRSLFSLMNSSGVDEATLTDIAVKTGGQYFRTRSASQLQQVFEKINQLETSEKEFDNLRLVRELYWLPLSLCLIFLATPLVVRHVREKR; this is encoded by the coding sequence ATGAGTTTTGCTTGGCCTTGGTTAGTGTTTATTTTGCCACTACTTTGGTTAGTGGTGCCGTCAAAGCAGACGCTGTCTAGCGGCTCGATTCGCCACCCCTATTTATCAACATTAACAACCTTGCAACGTAAAAATCGGCGTGTGCAGCGGCGCTCGCCTCTTATTGTATTGAGCTGGTTATGCCTAGTGCTGGCGCTCATGCGACCTCAATGGATTGGCGAGCCTATCGACAATGCGTTAACTGGCCGCAGTATTTTTTTATCGGTCGATTTATCTGAAAGTATGCTCACCGAAGACATGCAATGGAATGGTCAGCGCACCTACCGTTACCGAGCCGTGCAAGAGGTGGTCGGTGAATTTGTACAACATCGCCAAGGTGATTTTTTAGGTTTAGTTGTGTTTGGTAGCTTTGCCGCTGTGCAATCACCACTGACTGCCGACACCCAAGCAGTTCATCGATTGTTGTTCGACCTGATTCCCGGCATGGCTGGAAAATCCACTGCCATTGGCGATGGCTTGGCGCAATCGGTAAAACAACTGCGCGATTCTAAATCGAACGATAAAATTATTATTTTATTATCTGACGGTGAGAATAACGCCGGTTCAGTCGAACCTGAAGACGCCATCATTGCGGCACAAAAAAGTGGCATTCGCGTTTACACCATTGGCTTTGGTGGTGACGTCAGTAACCGTTCTCTGTTTAGCCTAATGAACAGCAGTGGCGTGGATGAAGCAACACTCACCGACATTGCTGTCAAAACCGGCGGTCAGTATTTTAGAACGCGATCGGCCAGCCAATTACAGCAGGTTTTTGAAAAGATTAATCAACTCGAAACCAGCGAAAAAGAATTCGACAACTTACGCCTTGTTAGAGAACTTTATTGGCTGCCGTTGAGCTTGTGTTTAATTTTTCTTGCCACGCCGTTAGTCGTTCGTCATGTCAGGGAGAAGCGCTGA